From Rhododendron vialii isolate Sample 1 chromosome 7a, ASM3025357v1:
caaaaaaaaaaaaaaagtggcataAGCAATCTCCACTAATCAAATGGGAGTTCGAGTTTTGAACCCCATAACTACAGGACACTAGTAGTATATCCGTGATCAGTTCAGTCATCGAGTGCAATTCTAATTTCTAACTGCCTTGATTGAGACTATCGACTTGTGCGTAGAAGTGATACAAACGACAAATTGAGATCCTTCTGACTCGGTTTCCACCTCAATTCACCATCCACAGACTAAAAGGTCTTGTTAAGCCTGTTTTATTACAGGTTTTACATCGACTGATACCTATAGCTTCTGAAAATGAAAACTGAAGTAAAATTACTGCTGCAGCAAGATAGATCATATAAATCCGAAAGTATGGACTTTCATTTCCCAAGGGCTGAATGATGAGCAAGCAAAATACTCAGACATAGTTCCCTTTCTCAATCAGCTAGTACTATTTTTCTTCCATTACCCTCCGTTTGAAGAATTAAGCAGAAATAGATCTGTTTTCAGTTTCCACAATCATAGACAACTAAACTACACAGCAGACAAGAACGCACAACATCTCAACAATTACTGTTAGAATATTTGGGAAGAGAATATGGTATTATTGGATTGAATTGCAAACATTGTAGAAGAGAGAAGGCATATATATAGCATTACAAATGGACTGGCCTCCAAGTAACCTAGTTGGTCGAAGAAGGAACTGTTAGACAATCAAGAATATAGAAGACATGACATAAAATATTTACACTGACATTTATGAACTCATTAAAAGTTGAAGGAGATAAGCATACCATTCACCTGAAATTCCATCGGCAAGGCCATTGATCCGGTCACCGGTAACACAACCTGCTTCCATGATTCGCCTCGCCACATCCTCATCAATAGCTTCCAAGACTGCCAGAGCACTACTCAGGAGTTGAATCGGGCCGCGGTGCTGGCCCTCACCCCTCACTGCACTCAAATCTTTCTCAAACACCTTCACTTCATACCCTCTCTTCTTGGCTGCCAAAGCCAAGACTAAACCCCCAACACCCCCACCGGCTATCAATATTCTCACCCTCTTTTTTCCATCCTTTTTCTCTTCATCTGCACCCAAATAACCTCTTTCTTCACACCTTATTCTGTAGCTTCCTAAACTGACCGTCTTTGCTGTAAACCCAGAAAATCTAGTAGAGTTGCTAAAACTAAGACCCTGAAAAAATGCCATTCGTTGTTGATGCTCAATGGTCAATGGGTTTTTTACACAATTCTGCAAATGTACGGATACGCAATAGTACTAGTTTAGAGGATGTGCTCATTTGGGGTTTCCTACAATGTCAGTGcaattaccaacaaaaaaagagtacactttttgtatttttgcttGAAGGCGGTGCGTGAGGGCGGTGCATTCCGGCATAGACTTTCACTTAAATAAACACCAACTTGTGCTTATCGGGATTCTAATTTTTTgtgatacacacacacacacacacacacactcacatacaCTCACACAcatactatatatatgtatatgtacgcctgcatatatattatatatagaagCAATATAGATAGAAGGAAGAAAAGTCCAAAGAATTGGCGAAAAACTCTTGGGATTGAAACAGCTAGAGGAAAGAGTTGAAGTAGAAAAACTAAAAGAATTACTTGTGATTTGTACAGGCACGAAGAGAAAGTGCAGAAGCTCTGGTCAAGGACTTTCACCAtcacagattaaaaaaaaaagaaggaattttGACCGACCTCTGGACGCCACGAACAGACAGGCAGAAAGGGATggggaaagaagaaaaggaaagaacacGTCTTGGAATTAGAACAGTGGAGGGGCATTGACTTAAATTAAGAACACGAACCCATGTGTTTTCTTCAACAGATGTAACCAGGTGTGTATGGTGGAAACCCACAAAGAGTACAGGTTTGGAGGTTAGATGTCGATGCcaaataacaaaaatgctaaGATGGTAAAAGGGAGAGACAGCTCTCCTATTTTCTCTGTAGCCATCAACAACAGGAACAGCTTCaagacaaaagaaagagaagtcACCGACCTTCTCAGGTTGGGGGGGATGGTACCGAGGTGTTTCAGCAATGTGCATTTTAGAGCAGCCGCACTTTTGATCTTGGCCATACACCTAAGACATAAAAAGTACTCCGCTCATGAATGAAATTGACTTGACTCGGGGGTGCACGTTGCAACACAGTAGAAGTTCGATGTGTGTCAACGTCAATTATGCGAGTCTCTGGCACTTGGGAACATTTTTTTGTGGCACAGTAACACTGTCCCATGATGCCTATTCACGGACAAAAAGTCTATTTCTATCCCTCTGTTTTGCCGCTCTCCTACTGCTCTCAATTTTATcatctaaaaatattttagatagtccgaattttaaaataCTATTTCGGAAAAAAGttaagtactcttaaaatcagaCTATTAATTGTCGAGACGGAAAATGAGATTGAGCGAAAAGGTTGAGGGAGCAGTGGGAGTAGTCTTGCTGATTCACGTAGGTTTCACAATTATGTGAAGAGGTTCAGTGTGAATATTTAGTTAAGGAGAGGGTAAGACAGCCACACATGATGCCCATAAGTTAACACACAATACTTAGCTCTATTAGGAGAAGTAACTCAAGATGTTGCCCTAGTAGTTAAGGCTTGAGGCTCAAGAGATTGctccattttgaaattttttggacgCTATCAACTCTTTTAAAATTCGATGTCCATACGGAACTTTGCACTTCAAAAAGACTTACCGCAAGTGGACTGTGAAATTAAGCTCCAAGATTAATCGAAGGTTCGTACTTGAGTTAACAAAAAACACCAATGTTTGGTGAATTCCTGAAAAATGCCACTCAAAATCCAAAGGTGGACCTCACCTTTAATTAATGCGATTAGGATTCTGCTCAAAGCAGTGAAATTCATTATTTTGACCAAAGTCACCAAACTATACGTGATAGCgacattctttctttcttttttggtgcaAGGGAAAAGCAGGTGATAGTTATATTCATCGTGTTTCAAAATTGTGAAAACTAATTAGAAGTGCCACTCCCACAGCAATGTCTAAAATGTCGAACTCATGAGCAAAAAAGCAGCAGTTTGGAAGGGGAGGAGCCAATAATATTCACTCACTCTTGTTCCCctctttattcatgtgaatttaaaaaagaaaagaaaaagagagtggTAAAAAGAGAGTACGAAAATCAACTTCCACAACAAAAATATAGATAAAGGAAACAAGAGCGAACACGAGATGTCAATGAGAAGTCATGTGAAAGGTGGGGAAATACAAACTTTGTACATGATCTCTAAATAAGCACTTGAAATAATTTTGTACAAACATGGCCTCTAGGCAAAGAAGACTATCACCCCAGCTAAAAATGTACCTACTCTAAAACCCTAATCAGAGTTATCCAATGTTAGGAAAGTACAATACGGGGATAACATTATACTACAACAAAGACCTAGAACGAAAAGCGACCTTCTACATTTCAGTGATCCTAAGATTTAAAATACTTCCCCTGTGATCCATTTAAGTATCAATTGAGCAACCCCCTCTACGGCAATTGCATAACCAATGCATCTGCTTTCCTATTTTCCAGCAGAACAGCTAATTATTGTCGGTCCATGGGCACGAAACGACCACCTTCATCTGTTTCAAAACAGCTGAATCAAATAAGCAActaagaaagaagaaattgaaaatgaaatgaaatgaaatgatcATATTTTGGATCTCGTGAAACGTACTAATCTTAGTTGCTCAAGTGGCTACACCTCTAATCAAGACAACggaaagtttcaaaaaatgCTAGGGCATGGGTTACCAAACTTTACAACAAGATGCCCCAAGTTACATCAATAAATTTGTAGTAATATTTACCAGCACGGTAGGACTATATATCTGGGAAGTACTAATTAAAATTCGAAGAAAAAAGTGTAGAACCGTTGGCAGCATTTCAATACCACTTTCGCCATCAGAAATATCAGCAAGCCGGGCAAGTGCCTCCGTAAGTGCTTGTTCATGCTCCTGCATAGCAAGATAGCTAAACCTTATGACGCAAATCACAAGCAGTAAATAATCAATTCTCCAAAGTGGATGGTTACTTCACTTACCTTCAGCACCTTCTTTGCTTTCTCAATTTCGAGTGGATCCGGATGACTAGCATCAAAGACTCTTTCCACCTACCAGACAGACAGCAGGGGGGGGAACAATTAGATATGAACACATACAAGACTGAAGTGAAGCAAGTTGCTTTGCAACTGACCTCCTTAATTAAAGTGTCCGTGTGAAGAATCTGAATTTCATCCAATCCCTTCTTCCCTATGCCATTTTGTGATGGGGCAAAATCCTTCTTTGGTTGACCCTTTGTCGATCCCCTACCTCTTCCTCCCGCTGGAGGACCATCACGCCCAACGGATCTACCTACGACATGTCCTGATCCACCATAACCCCCCTGACGAGAAATTCCAGGGTCTTCACCATCCCATTGAATATCCTCCGGTGAAATCTGccataagaaacaaaaaaatcttaCTGCTTTGAAACTCGAGCGCCTTCCAAATCATACACAGTTTATAAAATACAATAGTTCAATTAATTAACAAAGAATAAGTTAACAGTATGTGGACCAAAGTAAAATGCTTCTGTTTAACCCTTAAAGGCTGCAAGCAAAACCCCAATCCATTTCAATATCTCAAGGTTAACCTGGTAGCAAGTATTCCTACGAGATTCAATTGGCACTGTTTTCTGAGCACTAAAAATATGATACACATGCCATGAAATGATGAAATACATACATCAGAAACATGTGTATGCCTCATGGCCACAGTTTATAAGCAAGAAGGAATCAGAGTCTGTACAACAGCTTTTTCCAAACTAATTTCGGGTTGACTCCAGTAATTTTCTCCCAAAATCTACCCTCTCAAATCTGCTCTCCATTCAATCCTTCATCAAACAATAAAGTACAACATGCATACTTTGCGTATATGGGTGAAACCGTGGAGAAGCATCAACCCTATTAATCTAGGAAAACAGGACCTATGATGATACCCCCAAAACTACGAGAGAATGCGTTTGATCTCCCTCTTCTAACAAACCAATTACGTCATTTTCTTCCTGGGTTGTCCAGAATCAAGTGAAAGAGCAGGGTGTAGTAAATGGGAGAGTGCGAGAAAAACATGTACTACTGTGATGGGGCTGTTTCACATCCCTCTGGCTGACACCCAATCACAAACTTAACCTTCATAAACCTACTCTTCCTTCCTTCTACTCTCTGATTCACCCACTGGAAGGACTAACATACAAACTGTATGTCATCATCAATGGTCAATGAAAAAACACATTAACGATGAAAACACCAATATGTAAAGACTAAAGGCTAATACTATTTTCTAAATAGTGCTAAAAGGAACGAATCCATGATTCCCCTTGTCTAAGTTTATTCCCCTCCCTTCCTACAAATCTGGTGAGCAGATATTTCTGCATGCCCCTCTCTCACGATAGCTCTTGCATCTATTCCACGCAGTTTTTGCAAAATACTCTTTTCCTTCTATCTTAGAATGAAGTCGTTAAAATGGCTCAGGTTGTAATTCATGATGAGGAACGATCTGTCCAGGACCACGACCCATCTGTTGAGGGTGAAGATGAGCAGCCTTCTCATTGCTTCATAAATTACGAGGGAGATGATAGGATGCCTTCTCAATCCTTGTCTTAGCAGGAAGATTTCTTCTTCCCCACTCCTCCACTTAGAACCACGCAACCAGCAAGTGACTGGAAAAGCAACCGAGAAACAGTTGACTTTGCACAAGTAATGTGGAGTTGTATCTATAACTTTCTCCACAATGAATCCACCAAAAAAGCTTGCCAGTAAGTGAAGTGCTCATCACATTCAGAGAGGAATAAGCTCTGGTGGAACTTAATAGGGTGCCGTGATCCTAGCTGAGTCCAATGCAAGTACGCTGCCCAACTACTTGGTACTTACCCAAACACAGAGCCAGCTTCAGAAGCTCTAAAAACTTGGAACACATGACTTTGGGACCGAAGAGGGTTGCCATAAACTAATCAGATAGATGAAAGACTTTGAGTTCATGACATGATCCTTGACCAGTCAAAATGGATGCTCTCTACGGGAGTTTATTGAGGTCCCCTCCACTGGACTATCATTTCCGACATTCATTTCAACTGACAAATGTCAACAAAAAGTTGTATGCAAATTACACAGCCATAAACAATGCCATATCATATTTAAGCAGCGTGAAATCTACCTCTGCCAGATTGACCCACTCCCATGTCTCATTTGCAGTACCAATATCGTAAACTAGAGCATGTCGACCCTGAAAAATGGTTCAGATCTATACCATCAGAATAAAATTCAGAAACTGAAACCCACAAGTAATAACAATCAAATATACCTCAACGGTATTGTAGTCGGTAATAACAGCTTCATAAAAATTGTTGTCATCTGGCCACCTAGTCCTCACTTTCCTCCCAACCAAAGGATTTAAAGATGCTCCTTCAGCACGCTCACTCATGAGGGCACCAGATGAAACCCGATTACCAAGTTGACCCCTTCCAGTTGGACCTGAGGAAGGGTACTGCATCTTTGTCGCAGATCCACCAGGCAACATCGGACCCTGTTAAGTAAATATGAATAGAGGCAAAAACAAGAATACCAGAAGTAGATAGAACAGAAGCTTAATGGCTATAATCTTCAGTTAAGAACTTCTAACTTACAGGTTTCTGCTTCTTGCCCTTGGCTCCCACAATCGGTCCTCGCTTTGCAGCTGATGAAGATGGTTGGGCGGAAGCAGCCACTGGTTGTAGGTGGAAAGGAGTGGGCGCACCAAAGGATTGAGAAGGTATGGACTggtttatcttttgttttttgcgtGATGCTGAGACAGAAGGACTGGGCACTGGATCATGAACAGCTTGACCAGTACTGAGCATGCCAGCCTGAAGCCCACCAGCCTGCCTCCATTCCCTAATGGCATTGTCCAAATATTACCCATTAAATGACAGATACGACCATATCTTGctgaaaatcaaacaaatggAGGTCACTCCATAAGAACAACAAAGCTTGTTTAAACACTATCAGACCTTATCCTCCGGATAACATCATCAGCATTAACCCTGCCTAGAAGCTCTCTATGTTCTTCATTGGATAATCTCAACTCTTTTCTCAGTTCAGTTATTAAACTTTCCTTCTCCTGAAGAAAATACATTTCATCGAGCAGTGATTTAAACCTGACCTATTGAATTTATGAGAATATTTAAGGCCACACAACCAAAATGACAAAAAGTACCCATGTAATGGCATCAGCTTGAGCTTTAAAGGCTCTTAGAACTGAACTGTATGCTTCTTGCTCAAGGTGGTGAATTTGGGTCTCCATATCCGTTTCACCATACATCCTGGGGTATGGGATAGAACCAGGGATAGCAGATCTTCCATTCCCTGCAACACGGCCCCCTCTGGGAAGTCTATTTTGATGTGATGGAGGAAGATCATCATCAGTTCCTGCAATTATTTCAGGACGAAAAATAACAGGAGGATTccaatgaaaattgaaaatatttcgGACAAAATGAACTAGCTAGTGAGAAATCCCAGTTTGTGATGGGGAACAAGAAAGCTAAGCAAATTTTATAACCAACCTAACCCTAAATCGCTCTGAGACGTAAATAAATCACAAGACAATGAATTCTGAAGATAATTTAAAACAAACTAACCCCAAATCACGAATGAAATCAGTACAAAACCCTAAATGCAtcaaaattggaagaaaaactacaaaaatttcCTGATTGGACCCTACTCTTTATGGGTTACGTTGGAAATTCAGAATTGGACCCAAATCCATACACCTGATGCATAAAGAAATCACAAGACTTTTGAATTCTGAAACTAAATTTATAACCAACCTAACCTTAAATCATGAATGAAAtcaccccaaaaccctaaaatcatcgaaattggaagaaaaagtaTAAACTTTTTCAGGTTGGACCCTAATTGGTACACTCTGAGACGTAAAGAAATCACAAGATTGTGAATTCTTCAAATAACTTTATAACTAAACTAACCCAAAATCAGGAATAAAATCactacaaaaccctaaattcttctaaattggaagaaaaagtagaaactttctCAGCTTGGACCGCAATTGATACACTCTGAGACGTAAAGAAATCACAAGAATTGTGAATTATTCAAATAACATTATAACTAACCTAACCCCAAAATCAAGAATGAAATcactacaaaaccctaaaatcatcaaaattggaagaaaaagtaCAAACTTTATCAGCTTGGCCCCAATTGAAACAGTCTGAGAGGtaaacaaaatgcaaaaattgtGAATACTGAAAAGAATTCCATAACCAGCGTAACCCTAAATCAGGAATGCAATcactacaaaaccctaaaaaaaattcatcgaAATTGACAGTGAaggcacaattttttttcagattGGGTGAATGAACTCACCGCTGCTGTCGTAGGACCCGTAGTCCATCGCCAGATTTGTAACACCCAGCAACACTTCCTAGATCTGCAGAGACAGCTCCAAAACGGGGGGAACAATTTGATCAGAAGCTTCGAAATCAGCTGCGAATACGATTCTTGAGTTTGTCGCGTCGCGTTTGGAACAGAAATCGACCAATCGACGGGCTCCGGAGCGGAGCGGAGGGGGAGTTGAAGTACAGAGGAGGCGGAGTTGAGATGCGCGGACTTGAAATTTTATTATAGGGGGTATTTTGATTTTAGGTTAATTGTTGGGTTTGAGTTCCGCCACATATCTCTGCTCCTTTTCGGCCCGTGGTAGAACAAAAGAGACGCACGTGCCTACTGTCAAAGGTCCGTTTGGTTGCCGTTTATTATTCACAAAGGAGagattaaaaattataaaaagatTCTACTCCAgtaattaaggctccgtttcgccaagttttttattttttacgtacttatttttttctttacatgataaatcattctctcataatacatcacctttattTCAATTAGTGAAACACATCTATTACGCGTCGATTTCAAATAAGTTTAGTAGCTGCTTTTTAAACAACATAAACTTCTAGAgttgaataaaaatttgttaaaattcGGTTTTAAAACTTAGATATTGTTAAACATCTCAAATTACACTTAAACTACTTAAATAGCTTGGTTGATTTATGAAAATTAGAGAATGGTTGATAACAATCTATAAACTTTCATATAAAAAAGTAGATGAACATGATCACTTTATGTGAAGCCCACGTCATATCTAACTTTAGTCATTATAGTGTTTGTCAAAACAAACTAACTTTTTTCTTCTACAAGAGAAAGGAGAATTGGAGAAAGGAAACCATCAAAGAAAGGGGGAAGATCCGAAGAGATCAAAACATTCATCTCACAAACATAAATTCTCAATGAAAGACAAGTATACATCATTTGATCCTATACGTACAAAACTTAGTTTCCGTTCCAATAACgttcttatttttcaagtagTTATTTCCTGCTTTATTAGatagatcattctctcacagtacatcacatttaattcaaaaaataaatactagtaTTAATTTGATTATGAAAAGTGATATCCACTATTATTCCAGTATAGAAGTACTTGCTTGGGTGACCACCAGATTCACCAATTCTCAAAGTACAATAGCATTTCCACATGACACCGATACCGTTATGGCAGTTGCATTCTTGAACCAATAAAAACCCCGCCATAGCACTCACCTCAACTTCCCCATACTTCTTGCTTATACTTTTCCTTCACATTCAAGAACAGAGAAACTTTCacagagagaatcagagaaacGGAAAAAGACGCACTTCCAAGAACCCCGAATGCGGTGCCCCATCCGACACCGCGGCCGCCGCCGATACCCGCCCCGACAACCGCACCGCTCCATGAAGAAACGCTCCCCCTCCTCCTCAACGCCCTCTCTCCAAGAACCCAACTCCAAGAAAATCTCCCTCCGTCCCTCCTCCTGTTATGGACTCAACACACAATGCCAACGCCTCTCCTCCGGGAAAACCCTCGATGGATTCACCAAGATACCCCTCCCAATCACGTCTCCGTTCTCTTGGGCATCCCCTGATTCCAGCCAGTCAGCCCCCACTCTCCGCCGCTGCGTCTCGGACCCCGTGAGTTCCCCCGGAATCAACAACAGAGGTGGAGATACTTCGGGTGTACTGACAAACCACCCTCTGTCGCCTGAAGATGCCAAGATCGTTGCTGCTTCTCCATCGACGCCGTCGCCAGCCAAGGCCGGATCCTCTGCTTCGGTGTCTCAGCCGGTTGTCCCGGCTATTCTACGCCTGTCGTTCTCCGACCCAAGTCCCAAGGCCTCTCAGGCGGCAATGACGCAGCCCGAATTAAAGGTCGGTTCTTTGGACTTTGAGTTTGATGTGAGATCAATTatttttccccctctctctctctctctctcaattttataatttgtttttgttttttcatttgagGGGATTTGCAGAGAATGAAGGATGGGATGAGAGAGATGAGGCAGTGGCTGGATGAAGTCATGCGCGAaggggaggaagaagaagtaCAAGAAGACGGT
This genomic window contains:
- the LOC131334262 gene encoding protein EMSY-LIKE 3 isoform X3 encodes the protein MDYGSYDSSGTDDDLPPSHQNRLPRGGRVAGNGRSAIPGSIPYPRMYGETDMETQIHHLEQEAYSSVLRAFKAQADAITWEKESLITELRKELRLSNEEHRELLGRVNADDVIRRIREWRQAGGLQAGMLSTGQAVHDPVPSPSVSASRKKQKINQSIPSQSFGAPTPFHLQPVAASAQPSSSAAKRGPIVGAKGKKQKPGPMLPGGSATKMQYPSSGPTGRGQLGNRVSSGALMSERAEGASLNPLVGRKVRTRWPDDNNFYEAVITDYNTVEGRHALVYDIGTANETWEWVNLAEISPEDIQWDGEDPGISRQGGYGGSGHVVGRSVGRDGPPAGGRGRGSTKGQPKKDFAPSQNGIGKKGLDEIQILHTDTLIKEVERVFDASHPDPLEIEKAKKVLKEHEQALTEALARLADISDGESDEGGRFVPMDRQ
- the LOC131334262 gene encoding protein EMSY-LIKE 3 isoform X1, with product MDYGSYDSSGTDDDLPPSHQNRLPRGGRVAGNGRSAIPGSIPYPRMYGETDMETQIHHLEQEAYSSVLRAFKAQADAITWEKESLITELRKELRLSNEEHRELLGRVNADDVIRRIREWRQAGGLQAGMLSTGQAVHDPVPSPSVSASRKKQKINQSIPSQSFGAPTPFHLQPVAASAQPSSSAAKRGPIVGAKGKKQKPGPMLPGGSATKMQYPSSGPTGRGQLGNRVSSGALMSERAEGASLNPLVGRKVRTRWPDDNNFYEAVITDYNTVEGRHALVYDIGTANETWEWVNLAEISPEDIQWDGEDPGISRQGGYGGSGHVVGRSVGRDGPPAGGRGRGSTKGQPKKDFAPSQNGIGKKGLDEIQILHTDTLIKEVERVFDASHPDPLEIEKAKKVLKEHEQALTEALARLADISDGESGIEMLPTVLHFFLRILISTSQIYSPTVLVNITTNLLM
- the LOC131334262 gene encoding protein EMSY-LIKE 3 isoform X2; the protein is MDYGSYDSSGTDDDLPPSHQNRLPRGGRVAGNGRSAIPGSIPYPRMYGETDMETQIHHLEQEAYSSVLRAFKAQADAITWEKESLITELRKELRLSNEEHRELLGRVNADDVIRRIREWRQAGGLQAGMLSTGQAVHDPVPSPSVSASRKKQKINQSIPSQSFGAPTPFHLQPVAASAQPSSSAAKRGPIVGAKGKKQKPGPMLPGGSATKMQYPSSGPTGRGQLGNRVSSGALMSERAEGASLNPLVGRKVRTRWPDDNNFYEAVITDYNTVEGRHALVYDIGTANETWEWVNLAEISPEDIQWDGEDPGISRQGGYGGSGHVVGRSVGRDGPPAGGRGRGSTKGQPKKDFAPSQNGIGKKGLDEIQILHTDTLIKEVERVFDASHPDPLEIEKAKKVLKEHEQALTEALARLADISDGESGIEMLPTMKVVVSCPWTDNN